The Geobacillus stearothermophilus ATCC 12980 genome contains a region encoding:
- a CDS encoding SH3 domain-containing protein: MKKTLLSVLLATCPLWPSAALAADGSPSSSSPTLMVAEHNALLRRGATDSYQIVESISAGQQVKVIDKFQNAAGETWYRIEYKGITGWARADDFSEAHVSSAFPNVMFAKQDSLLRRGATDSYRSVGSIPAGQQVKVIDEFQNAYGETWYRIEYGGVTGWTRADSFSNQPPSMLVGKRAVIAANDIAMRKGASPYYPVVKTLSNGDVVSIIAEFTNSLGEQYVRVEWAGVKGWVKTEQIYIPKQLPTLLPTFMNVVQSSPVRRGASVHYRAVATVSRGQSVKVIDLFVTNGQELWCRVDLGHVRGWVSEKVLTMSSTMSVPSGVSDTSSVSGQPLTVSVSVANVRQAPSLKAKVVTQLKKGTKLNSLSSAKDASGALWYKVPLNGKTLGWVHETVVTKSYLSPPANQGMQKQVTTANAALFAEPSLSAAVIERIAKNRTVTVLKTTEASPFDWVQVTSASGKTGWMPVFEVKAPSYVYVKQAGTPLRRGASSNYQSLKALAANERLAVLYEYHGWLNVETSNGVRGWVEESSTSTVALNSLVEPTFSTINDNAYLTWKKTSNFRVSYSLLPGNRLKITGSFSYAEVPSTDIPGIQTVEWTGSSLLITFEPGYTFTLRHYSDRLALKILETGLKGKKIIIDAGHGAHDTGAIGPGGTREKDITLDTALLLKEELERAGAIVKLTRSTDIFLELSERTWIANSSDYDAFISIHADSYSRTSRGTTTYYNVSSNFNGPKSEQLAAIVQKHLVQQLGTYDRGHKTQNFYVNRKNELPSILVELAFISNPNEEAQLKTKAFRQKAAVGIREGLEEYFSQF, encoded by the coding sequence TTGAAAAAAACGCTTCTTTCCGTCTTGTTAGCGACTTGCCCGCTGTGGCCGTCGGCCGCCTTGGCCGCCGATGGAAGTCCGTCCTCATCCTCACCGACACTCATGGTCGCGGAGCATAACGCTTTGCTGAGGAGAGGAGCGACGGATTCCTATCAAATCGTCGAATCCATTTCCGCTGGCCAACAAGTAAAGGTCATCGACAAGTTCCAAAACGCTGCTGGCGAAACGTGGTATCGCATCGAATATAAGGGCATCACAGGCTGGGCGCGGGCAGACGACTTTTCTGAAGCGCATGTCTCTTCCGCCTTCCCTAACGTGATGTTCGCCAAGCAAGACTCGTTGCTGAGAAGAGGGGCAACCGATTCATATCGGTCCGTTGGCTCGATTCCCGCTGGCCAACAAGTGAAAGTCATAGACGAGTTTCAAAATGCCTATGGTGAAACGTGGTACCGCATCGAGTACGGAGGCGTCACCGGCTGGACGCGTGCGGACAGCTTTTCTAACCAACCGCCTTCCATGCTCGTCGGAAAGCGTGCGGTGATCGCCGCCAACGACATCGCGATGCGCAAGGGGGCATCCCCTTACTATCCGGTCGTCAAAACACTGTCTAACGGCGATGTCGTCTCCATCATTGCCGAGTTCACCAATTCGCTCGGGGAACAGTATGTGCGTGTGGAGTGGGCGGGAGTCAAAGGATGGGTGAAAACGGAACAGATCTACATACCCAAACAGCTTCCGACACTTTTGCCGACATTCATGAACGTTGTGCAGTCCTCCCCGGTTCGCCGCGGGGCGAGCGTCCATTACCGCGCCGTCGCCACAGTGTCACGCGGTCAATCTGTCAAAGTGATCGATTTGTTCGTCACAAATGGTCAGGAACTTTGGTGCCGCGTTGATCTCGGACATGTCCGAGGATGGGTGTCGGAAAAAGTGTTGACGATGTCATCAACCATGTCGGTTCCAAGCGGTGTCTCGGATACGTCCAGCGTCTCAGGCCAGCCGCTGACGGTCAGCGTTTCGGTCGCCAATGTGCGGCAAGCTCCATCTTTAAAAGCAAAAGTCGTCACCCAACTGAAAAAAGGAACCAAACTGAACAGCCTGTCAAGCGCCAAAGATGCGTCGGGAGCGCTTTGGTACAAAGTGCCCCTCAATGGAAAAACGCTCGGCTGGGTGCACGAGACGGTCGTAACCAAATCCTACCTTTCCCCACCAGCCAACCAGGGGATGCAAAAGCAGGTGACAACCGCTAATGCGGCGCTGTTTGCCGAACCTTCGTTGAGCGCCGCCGTCATCGAGCGGATTGCGAAAAACCGAACGGTCACGGTTTTGAAGACGACAGAAGCATCTCCGTTCGACTGGGTGCAAGTCACCTCTGCATCGGGGAAAACGGGATGGATGCCGGTGTTTGAAGTAAAAGCCCCATCCTACGTATACGTCAAACAGGCGGGCACTCCGCTGCGCCGAGGTGCATCTTCGAACTATCAATCGTTGAAGGCGTTGGCAGCGAATGAGCGACTTGCTGTCCTTTACGAATATCATGGATGGCTGAATGTCGAAACATCCAATGGCGTCCGCGGATGGGTGGAGGAATCAAGCACCTCTACCGTCGCCTTAAATAGTCTCGTTGAACCGACTTTTTCGACCATCAACGACAATGCCTATTTGACGTGGAAAAAAACGTCTAATTTCCGCGTCTCCTATTCGTTGTTGCCGGGCAATCGTCTGAAAATCACCGGCTCGTTTTCCTACGCTGAAGTCCCGTCGACCGATATTCCAGGCATACAAACCGTGGAATGGACCGGCAGCAGCCTGCTCATCACCTTTGAACCGGGGTACACGTTCACCCTTCGCCATTACAGCGACCGATTGGCGCTGAAAATTCTCGAGACCGGACTCAAGGGCAAAAAAATCATCATTGACGCAGGGCATGGGGCGCACGACACCGGGGCGATCGGCCCTGGCGGCACGCGGGAAAAAGATATTACTCTCGACACCGCCTTATTGCTAAAAGAAGAATTGGAGCGGGCCGGAGCGATCGTGAAATTGACGCGAAGCACCGACATCTTTTTGGAGCTGTCTGAACGGACATGGATCGCCAACAGTTCCGACTACGACGCCTTTATCAGCATTCACGCCGACTCGTACTCGCGGACATCTCGCGGAACGACAACGTACTACAACGTATCGAGCAACTTCAATGGGCCAAAAAGCGAGCAGTTGGCCGCCATCGTGCAAAAACATCTTGTCCAACAGCTCGGAACATATGACCGCGGCCATAAAACGCAAAACTTTTACGTCAACCGGAAAAACGAGCTGCCGAGCATTCTCGTTGAGCTCGCCTTCATCTCCAATCCAAATGAAGAGGCGCAGCTCAAAACGAAAGCGTTCCGCCAAAAAGCGGCCGTCGGCATTCGCGAAGGACTGGAAGAGTATTTCAGCCAATTCTAG
- a CDS encoding glycosyltransferase: MKVALLAPSKSIHTHKWARFYQTQGIDVKVVTFKDHYGPEQAKEVETVVLPKWLPGKLSYFSTVFSLKRLLASFRPDILHAHYASSYGLIGALASYHPFYVSVWGRDVYQFPNANRWNRRMLEYTLQRADVICSTSHVMAKETGKYTDKPIEVTPFGVDVARFKPLPKQPKRTVTIGTVKALSDKYGIADLIRAFAVVHERHPQTELLIVGDGPQRSEYEELCARLGIQSVTTFVGKVPNEQVPLYINQMDIFAVPSTEDSESFGVAAVEAMACGVPVVVSNVGGLPEVVREGTTGLIVPKNSPEKLAEAFERLLLDERLRQRMGENGVNHVHEHYDWTENAMRMIRLYEQTLKGGGGSR; the protein is encoded by the coding sequence ATGAAAGTCGCCTTATTGGCTCCAAGCAAATCGATCCATACGCATAAGTGGGCCCGCTTTTACCAAACGCAAGGCATCGATGTGAAAGTCGTGACGTTTAAAGACCATTACGGGCCGGAGCAAGCGAAAGAAGTCGAGACAGTCGTGCTGCCGAAATGGCTGCCGGGGAAGTTGTCGTATTTTTCCACTGTCTTTTCATTAAAGCGGCTGCTCGCTTCGTTTCGACCAGATATTTTGCACGCCCATTATGCCTCCAGCTACGGGTTGATCGGGGCGCTTGCTTCGTATCATCCGTTTTACGTCTCCGTCTGGGGACGCGACGTGTATCAGTTTCCGAATGCCAATCGCTGGAACCGACGGATGCTTGAATATACATTGCAGCGAGCGGATGTCATTTGTTCGACAAGTCATGTGATGGCGAAAGAAACCGGAAAGTATACGGACAAACCGATCGAGGTGACGCCGTTTGGGGTGGATGTCGCCCGCTTCAAACCATTGCCGAAACAGCCGAAACGGACCGTGACGATCGGCACAGTGAAAGCTCTTTCGGACAAGTACGGGATCGCTGATTTGATTCGAGCGTTTGCCGTTGTGCACGAGCGGCATCCACAAACGGAGCTGTTGATCGTCGGCGATGGGCCGCAGCGAAGTGAATACGAGGAGCTGTGCGCCCGCCTCGGCATCCAATCCGTGACGACGTTTGTCGGCAAAGTTCCGAACGAACAAGTGCCACTGTACATCAATCAAATGGATATTTTCGCCGTGCCTTCGACTGAAGACAGCGAAAGTTTTGGCGTTGCCGCCGTCGAGGCGATGGCGTGCGGCGTTCCCGTTGTCGTCTCCAACGTCGGTGGATTGCCGGAAGTCGTCCGTGAGGGAACAACGGGGTTGATTGTGCCGAAAAACAGTCCGGAAAAGCTAGCGGAGGCGTTCGAACGGCTGTTGCTTGATGAGAGGCTGCGGCAACGAATGGGGGAAAACGGCGTCAACCATGTTCATGAACATTACGATTGGACGGAAAATGCGATGCGCATGATCCGATTGTATGAACAAACGTTGAAAGGCGGTGGAGGGAGTCGATGA
- a CDS encoding O-antigen polymerase, giving the protein MLDVLIGLIVLVVSTLMFRYAAGTLSWTAPNLVSIVYYYSFLLSSFIGALLIALGMDDYYMIRKLFRPEEYRQIGFAVVCFVMIVFPLSMVVVSRLCGFEARQEFRAYLQKPLSPLAGATGSQVFYAFLALSLLSFAAIAYMIWKTPTIPVFALLTGTDESLAALRIEASRHFAGNVLVRNIFAITLTPLLSFIAYLFAELTHEWRWKLLFICLFVGAVFVNVYDLAKSPIFFYVMMFLLIRIYIGKTRLSAAKLALYGGVGAAVLVGMYTVIQGVQDVATFLSYNKGPIGRMILAQIAPMFLHLNLFGEALPFLYGKSLPSILTGLFDVENVRSARLVMAHVFPERIEDGTGGVLNTLFVAEAYANFGYVGIVIGTLYVGVVTQLLYIGFLRLPKNPLFLSLFVYFSINIPRTLVGGFTDFLFNPTWVLLVALFGGMALWLRVQGDLRAWFAAKRRITDEG; this is encoded by the coding sequence ATGTTGGACGTGTTGATTGGGTTGATTGTTCTTGTCGTCTCCACCTTGATGTTTCGCTATGCAGCGGGGACGCTTTCATGGACGGCGCCGAATCTCGTGTCGATTGTGTACTATTACTCGTTCCTTCTGTCAAGCTTCATCGGCGCGCTGCTGATCGCCTTGGGGATGGACGATTACTACATGATTCGCAAGCTGTTTCGGCCCGAGGAATACCGGCAGATTGGATTTGCTGTCGTATGCTTTGTCATGATCGTGTTCCCGCTGTCGATGGTGGTCGTTTCAAGGCTGTGCGGATTTGAAGCGAGGCAGGAGTTTCGCGCCTATTTGCAAAAGCCGCTTTCTCCGTTGGCTGGAGCGACGGGCAGCCAAGTGTTTTATGCGTTTTTGGCGCTGTCGCTCCTCAGTTTTGCCGCCATTGCGTATATGATTTGGAAAACGCCGACGATTCCGGTGTTTGCGCTCTTGACAGGGACGGATGAGAGCTTGGCTGCGTTGCGCATTGAGGCGTCGCGCCATTTTGCCGGAAACGTGCTCGTTCGCAATATTTTTGCCATTACGCTCACGCCGCTTTTGTCGTTTATCGCTTATTTGTTTGCCGAGCTGACGCACGAGTGGCGGTGGAAGCTGCTGTTTATCTGTCTGTTTGTCGGAGCGGTGTTCGTCAATGTGTATGATTTGGCCAAATCGCCGATTTTCTTTTACGTGATGATGTTTTTGCTGATTCGCATCTACATTGGAAAAACAAGGCTGTCGGCGGCGAAATTGGCGTTGTATGGGGGAGTGGGGGCGGCGGTGCTCGTCGGCATGTACACCGTCATTCAAGGGGTGCAAGATGTTGCGACCTTTTTGTCTTACAACAAAGGCCCGATCGGCCGCATGATTTTGGCGCAAATCGCGCCGATGTTTCTTCATTTGAATTTGTTCGGCGAAGCGCTGCCATTTCTTTATGGAAAAAGCTTGCCCTCGATTTTAACAGGGTTGTTTGACGTCGAGAATGTCCGCTCCGCCCGCCTCGTGATGGCGCACGTGTTCCCAGAGCGGATTGAAGACGGGACAGGGGGAGTGTTGAACACCCTTTTTGTTGCTGAGGCGTATGCCAATTTCGGTTATGTGGGGATCGTCATCGGCACGCTGTATGTCGGTGTCGTGACGCAGCTGTTGTATATTGGGTTTCTACGGCTGCCAAAAAATCCTTTGTTTTTAAGTTTGTTCGTTTATTTTTCCATTAACATCCCCCGCACGCTCGTCGGTGGGTTCACCGATTTTTTGTTCAATCCGACCTGGGTGCTGCTCGTGGCATTGTTTGGCGGAATGGCGTTGTGGCTGCGGGTGCAGGGGGATTTACGGGCATGGTTTGCAGCGAAAAGGCGAATCACGGATGAGGGATGA
- a CDS encoding SpoIID/LytB domain-containing protein has translation MKKLAWLAVGLFLLIVSPSASNAAGVKTYNNTVQVLLYKGTSVTVAVEGNYQIVNKETLTITPLPSGTNLTFQSSSSTVFVTYNGKTDFSSTGFTIQETIGAAPLSLVKVNQTRYRGSVDIRLQNSALYAVNILDMEDYLKGVVPSEMPASWPLEALKAQAIAARNYAYKHKTSLTTNPNTQTYKGYDGESPRSNAAVDATRGWYLKYNGSIIETYYHSTSGGRTANVSDVWNSSQTAYPYLASVDDPYESSPYSRWSFTFSPAVLLRSFGFNDPSVVLYDVSIAKTGANGEVGAVTIETSAGEKTVKGNEAIIRKLFPLDGNQFYGILPSNWFDIQVQKSGPSVSIQTASGNIAASSLSSYSVQTGIGTVSLAGVEGIKVQTTDGIVPLSASPSGVSSITVTGKGWGHRIGMSQYGAKAFAERGWTAEQILEHYFPGAEVSF, from the coding sequence GTGAAAAAATTGGCGTGGTTGGCCGTCGGCCTGTTTTTGCTCATCGTCTCTCCTTCCGCGTCGAACGCCGCTGGGGTGAAAACGTACAACAATACCGTGCAAGTCCTTTTATATAAAGGGACATCGGTGACAGTCGCCGTCGAAGGAAACTATCAAATCGTCAATAAAGAGACGTTGACGATCACCCCGCTGCCAAGCGGGACAAATCTGACATTTCAGTCTTCCTCTTCGACCGTGTTTGTCACGTACAATGGAAAGACGGATTTTTCAAGCACCGGATTTACCATTCAAGAAACGATCGGCGCGGCGCCGTTGTCGCTTGTCAAGGTGAACCAAACGCGGTATCGGGGAAGCGTCGACATTCGCCTGCAAAACAGCGCCTTGTATGCTGTCAATATTTTAGATATGGAAGATTATTTAAAAGGAGTCGTGCCGAGCGAGATGCCTGCCTCTTGGCCGCTTGAGGCGCTGAAGGCGCAAGCCATTGCGGCCCGAAACTATGCCTATAAACATAAAACAAGTTTGACGACCAATCCAAACACACAGACGTATAAAGGATATGATGGAGAATCTCCACGATCGAACGCGGCAGTGGATGCAACAAGAGGATGGTATCTGAAATATAATGGCAGTATCATTGAAACGTATTACCACTCGACAAGCGGCGGCAGAACCGCCAATGTAAGCGACGTCTGGAACTCGTCGCAAACCGCCTACCCATATTTGGCGAGCGTCGATGACCCGTATGAATCATCGCCGTACAGCCGATGGTCATTCACCTTCTCCCCAGCTGTGCTGTTGCGTTCGTTCGGGTTCAACGATCCATCGGTTGTTTTATACGACGTCTCGATCGCCAAAACCGGCGCGAACGGAGAAGTGGGGGCCGTCACGATTGAAACCTCGGCAGGCGAAAAAACGGTGAAAGGCAATGAAGCGATCATCCGCAAACTGTTCCCGCTAGACGGCAATCAATTTTACGGCATCTTGCCGTCCAACTGGTTTGACATTCAAGTGCAAAAAAGCGGCCCATCCGTGTCGATTCAAACGGCCAGCGGCAACATCGCCGCCTCTTCCTTGTCATCTTACTCCGTCCAAACAGGGATCGGAACCGTTTCGCTCGCCGGCGTCGAAGGAATCAAGGTGCAAACAACGGATGGCATCGTGCCGCTTTCCGCCTCGCCGTCAGGGGTTAGCTCGATCACTGTCACGGGAAAAGGATGGGGGCACCGGATCGGCATGAGCCAATACGGAGCAAAAGCATTTGCCGAGCGTGGATGGACGGCGGAGCAAATTTTAGAACACTACTTCCCCGGTGCTGAAGTCTCGTTCTAG
- a CDS encoding LCP family protein has translation MNHTRKTVKKRKKKKRLRRLFLLVFLLLLGGVGAFGYNIYSETKQASSKMYQALDPSGKPARNIEVRKDPFTVLLVGVENQYHDEEGRSDVVMLLTVNPKTNKVYLLSIPRDTRVYIPNEGRKDKITHSYSHGGIQSTIAAVNELIDVPIDYYVTTDFDGFQKIVDSLGGVTVDVPFTFKAQLTGSLKWHTFHKGKQELNGNEALAYVRMRKSDPRGDFGRNERQKQVIRAIIDKSTSITSLPKLDDIIADLGDHVRTNIPPADLLSFIYVYQKMKNADVENLHLKGYDETINGVYYYIPDEQSVSSINKTLRQALETSNASLTRSNSPSTQNQN, from the coding sequence GCTCGTGTTTCTTCTTTTGCTCGGGGGTGTTGGCGCCTTTGGCTACAATATTTACTCCGAGACGAAACAGGCGTCAAGCAAAATGTATCAAGCGCTTGATCCATCAGGCAAGCCGGCAAGAAACATTGAGGTGCGCAAAGACCCATTTACCGTTCTGTTAGTCGGAGTGGAAAACCAGTACCACGACGAGGAGGGGCGGTCTGATGTCGTCATGTTGTTGACCGTCAATCCGAAGACGAACAAAGTGTATTTGTTGAGCATTCCCCGCGACACGCGCGTTTACATCCCGAACGAAGGGCGGAAAGACAAAATCACCCATTCTTACAGTCATGGCGGCATTCAATCGACCATTGCAGCCGTCAATGAGCTGATCGATGTACCGATTGACTATTACGTGACAACCGATTTTGACGGGTTCCAGAAAATTGTCGATTCCTTAGGCGGCGTCACGGTGGATGTTCCGTTCACATTCAAAGCCCAACTGACCGGCTCCCTCAAATGGCATACGTTCCATAAAGGCAAACAAGAGTTGAATGGCAATGAAGCGCTCGCCTATGTGCGCATGAGAAAATCGGACCCCCGCGGCGACTTTGGCCGAAACGAGCGGCAAAAACAAGTCATTCGTGCCATTATTGACAAAAGCACATCCATCACCTCGCTGCCGAAGCTGGATGACATCATCGCCGATTTAGGGGATCACGTGCGGACGAACATCCCTCCGGCCGATTTGTTATCGTTCATCTATGTCTATCAAAAAATGAAAAACGCGGATGTAGAAAATTTGCATTTGAAAGGATACGACGAAACAATCAACGGCGTGTACTACTACATCCCCGACGAGCAATCGGTCAGCTCAATCAATAAAACGCTGCGGCAAGCGCTCGAGACGTCCAACGCCTCCCTCACGCGCAGCAATTCACCATCCACACAAAACCAAAATTAA
- a CDS encoding glycosyltransferase family 4 protein: MRIIYLCQHFPPETGAPQIRVYEVSKELIKRGHQVEVLTAFPHHPHGVIPKPYRGLFYLFEQWEGIPVHRTWIYPSPKGSFWKRLASYFSFTFSSFYSLLVKAKPTDVIICNSPPLFLGITGYVGAKLKRAKFVFNVADIWPESAVELGILKNRLFIRMARWLELFLYRKAWKIAAATEGIRDYMIEQGKAPEDVFLLPNGVNTDVFRPLPKNKELLAELGLEGKVVFTYAGTMGYAQGLDSVLRAAAIVKAKDERAHFLFVGDGQEREKLMALKEELGLDNVTFYGSVPVEKMPEIFSITDYSIVSLRNIDLFKGARPSKIFPAIATGTPVLYCGEGESAEILETYHCGKIAPPENPEQIAAAVLELLCLPSEEYEKMAENGRKLAVEQYSWIRIVDDLLHALGDETKRESVRWTEK; this comes from the coding sequence ATGAGGATCATTTACCTATGCCAACACTTCCCGCCGGAAACGGGCGCACCGCAAATTCGTGTGTATGAGGTGAGCAAAGAGCTGATCAAACGGGGGCATCAAGTGGAAGTGCTTACGGCATTCCCGCATCATCCGCACGGCGTCATCCCCAAGCCATACCGCGGCCTGTTTTATTTGTTCGAACAATGGGAGGGCATTCCCGTTCATCGGACATGGATTTATCCGTCGCCAAAGGGGAGCTTTTGGAAGCGACTCGCTTCGTATTTTTCGTTTACGTTCAGCTCGTTTTATTCGCTGCTTGTGAAAGCGAAGCCGACGGATGTGATCATTTGCAATTCCCCGCCGTTGTTTTTAGGGATCACCGGGTACGTGGGCGCGAAGTTGAAACGGGCGAAGTTTGTCTTCAACGTCGCTGACATTTGGCCGGAATCGGCCGTTGAGCTCGGCATTTTGAAAAATCGGCTGTTCATCCGAATGGCGAGATGGCTCGAGCTGTTTTTATACCGGAAGGCTTGGAAAATCGCTGCCGCGACAGAAGGCATTCGCGATTATATGATTGAACAAGGAAAGGCGCCCGAGGATGTCTTTTTATTGCCGAACGGCGTCAACACGGATGTGTTTCGCCCGCTGCCGAAAAACAAAGAGTTGCTTGCGGAATTAGGGCTCGAAGGAAAAGTGGTGTTTACGTACGCCGGAACGATGGGATACGCCCAAGGGCTCGATTCGGTGCTGCGGGCGGCGGCCATCGTCAAAGCAAAAGATGAACGGGCGCATTTCCTGTTTGTCGGCGATGGCCAAGAGCGAGAAAAGCTGATGGCGTTAAAAGAAGAGCTCGGCCTTGACAATGTGACGTTTTACGGATCCGTTCCTGTTGAGAAGATGCCGGAGATTTTCTCCATCACCGATTACAGCATCGTTTCGCTGCGCAACATCGATTTGTTTAAAGGGGCAAGGCCGTCGAAAATTTTCCCGGCGATCGCCACCGGAACCCCGGTGCTGTATTGCGGCGAAGGGGAGAGCGCCGAGATTTTAGAAACATACCATTGCGGAAAAATCGCTCCTCCAGAAAATCCTGAACAGATCGCTGCCGCGGTTCTCGAGTTGCTTTGCCTTCCGAGCGAGGAATACGAAAAGATGGCGGAAAATGGGCGTAAGTTGGCGGTGGAGCAATACTCATGGATTCGCATTGTCGACGATTTGCTTCACGCCCTTGGCGATGAAACAAAACGCGAATCCGTCAGATGGACAGAAAAATAG
- a CDS encoding glycosyltransferase has translation MMKTVLIYYPFSLVAERNSGSKLRPYEMHQAFLRWGAKEGVDVLLIAGTSAEREKQFQELRSQGKLDDVWFCYMENQTIPLWLTDPGHRPQRPFVDRDVLRYLKGRNVPIGVFYRDVYWKFPDLYPLRGWKKAAMQMMYRWEERFYERYCDVIFLPSLEMGTYVAIRRPMVDLPPGGKQKPFQRFGTAKQPLNAIYVGGINNADYGLLLLLEAIRLANRRKPLVSLTVVCRKDEYERQPLAVKEELAALQVRVEHVSGEALDRLYAEMDFAFIPRRRSEYNDFSVPVKLVDYLSSGLPIVATACSAQKRLIEADGYGVICDDNPSSMAEAIAKMADMLEECRLRIARTFMAKHSWEARVEKVKETLVGGLR, from the coding sequence ATGATGAAAACCGTATTGATTTATTACCCGTTTTCACTCGTCGCGGAACGAAACAGCGGGTCAAAGCTGCGGCCGTATGAAATGCATCAGGCGTTTTTGCGCTGGGGAGCGAAAGAGGGAGTGGACGTTCTTCTGATCGCCGGCACGTCAGCCGAGCGGGAGAAGCAATTTCAAGAGCTCCGCAGCCAAGGCAAGCTCGATGATGTCTGGTTTTGTTATATGGAAAACCAGACGATTCCGCTTTGGCTCACGGACCCAGGACACCGGCCGCAACGTCCGTTCGTCGATCGGGATGTGCTCCGCTACCTGAAAGGCCGCAACGTTCCCATTGGCGTCTTTTACCGCGACGTCTATTGGAAGTTTCCTGATTTGTATCCGCTCCGCGGTTGGAAAAAAGCGGCCATGCAAATGATGTACCGTTGGGAAGAACGGTTTTACGAGCGGTACTGCGATGTCATCTTTTTGCCGAGTCTCGAAATGGGAACATATGTCGCGATCCGCCGCCCGATGGTCGATTTGCCGCCGGGTGGGAAGCAAAAGCCGTTTCAGCGGTTCGGGACGGCGAAACAGCCGCTGAATGCCATTTATGTTGGCGGCATCAACAATGCTGACTATGGGCTTTTGCTCCTGCTTGAGGCGATTCGCTTAGCAAACCGCCGCAAGCCGCTTGTTTCGCTCACCGTCGTCTGCCGAAAAGACGAGTACGAGCGGCAGCCGCTTGCGGTGAAAGAAGAGCTTGCCGCCTTGCAAGTGCGCGTCGAGCACGTCAGCGGCGAAGCGCTCGACCGTTTGTATGCGGAGATGGATTTCGCCTTCATCCCGCGGCGGCGGAGCGAGTATAATGATTTTTCCGTTCCCGTCAAACTGGTCGACTATCTGTCGAGCGGCCTGCCGATTGTCGCCACCGCTTGCTCGGCGCAAAAGCGATTGATTGAAGCGGATGGGTATGGCGTCATTTGCGACGACAACCCGTCGTCGATGGCAGAAGCGATCGCCAAGATGGCGGACATGCTCGAGGAGTGCCGCTTGCGCATTGCGCGGACGTTTATGGCGAAACATTCATGGGAAGCGAGAGTGGAAAAGGTGAAAGAAACGTTGGTGGGGGGCCTCCGATGA
- a CDS encoding SH3 domain-containing protein: MMKRKAKWAVAASLAVGMTAGALLFTPSAMKASEEVVLASVDWVTSQLNPMKNDIANLKAQLAAQQQQIQQLQQQLASKPASPSLPSVVYVVKNNAAVRSGASTSYRVITYKQAGASLQVVGAHLTSQGLWYNIILSSSLKGWIYSGDVSTSAVSSDSTKHVIATAAVNIRKGATTSYPIIATVPKGTEMVYIQPFTNSKGEKWYNVQLSDGRQGWMAAEFGEVK, encoded by the coding sequence ATGATGAAACGAAAAGCCAAATGGGCCGTTGCTGCCAGCCTGGCGGTCGGAATGACGGCAGGCGCCCTCTTGTTTACGCCATCGGCGATGAAAGCATCAGAAGAAGTCGTGTTAGCGAGCGTCGACTGGGTGACTTCCCAGCTCAACCCGATGAAAAACGACATTGCCAACCTGAAAGCACAACTGGCCGCCCAGCAACAACAAATTCAACAACTTCAACAACAACTTGCTAGCAAACCCGCTTCGCCTTCTTTGCCTTCTGTCGTCTATGTAGTGAAAAACAATGCGGCCGTCCGCAGCGGAGCGTCAACGAGCTACCGCGTCATCACTTATAAACAGGCAGGGGCTTCACTGCAAGTGGTCGGGGCGCACCTTACTTCCCAAGGATTGTGGTACAACATCATCCTCTCCTCATCGTTGAAAGGTTGGATTTATTCCGGCGATGTCTCGACATCCGCCGTCAGCAGCGACAGCACCAAGCACGTCATCGCCACGGCCGCGGTCAATATTCGAAAAGGAGCGACGACTTCTTATCCGATTATTGCGACCGTTCCAAAAGGGACAGAGATGGTCTATATTCAGCCGTTTACCAACAGCAAAGGGGAGAAATGGTACAACGTGCAACTGTCTGATGGGCGTCAGGGTTGGATGGCCGCTGAATTTGGTGAGGTGAAGTAG